One Dromiciops gliroides isolate mDroGli1 chromosome 3, mDroGli1.pri, whole genome shotgun sequence DNA segment encodes these proteins:
- the LOC122751025 gene encoding gamma-aminobutyric acid receptor-associated protein-like, producing the protein MKFVYKEEHPFEKRRSEGEKIRKKYPDRVPVIVEKAPKARIGDLDKKKYLVPSDLTVGQFYFLIRKRIHLPAEDALFFFVNNVIPPTSATMGQLYQEHHEEDFFLYIAYSDESVYGL; encoded by the coding sequence ATGAAGTTCGTTTACAAGGAGGAGCACCCGTTCGAGAAGCGCCGCTCTGAGGGCGAGAAGATCCGCAAGAAGTATCCCGACCGAGTCCCGGTAATTGTGGAGAAGGCTCCCAAGGCCCGGATAGGTGACCTGGACAAGAAGAAATACCTGGTGCCTTCTGATCTCACAGTCGGTCAGTTCTATTTCTTGATCCGGAAGCGAATTCATCTCCCAGCTGAGGATGCCCTATTTTTCTTTGTCAACAATGTCATTCCACCCACCAGCGCCACTATGGGCCAGCTTTACCAGGAACATCATGAAGAAGACTTCTTTCTATACATTGCCTACAGCGACGAAAGTGTCTATGGTCTGTGA